In Chitinophaga varians, the following are encoded in one genomic region:
- a CDS encoding NmrA/HSCARG family protein: protein MTDHLTTDSKGVQRDKPLVTIVGILGKQGLSAARTLLASGKYRVRGITRRTDSPEALSLAARGVELVSIPLDLGHKKDFVKAFRGADAAFLMTPNITPPSTHEFELGKELADAAMEAQVPHIIFSALENVDERTKGEKFAPHFTDKGKIEAYIRTLPIKSTFISMAFFYTNLIEFYTPVLRGDTLVFPVYLPEDFRAPFVDPLTATGPAVLEILTHPDQYAGQSLPVIGDIISPQEMVDTFVRVTGKKAVYSSAYTREELLGHFPAFGANETLVRELLGMVEYAVEYGYFREDRDLGWSRKINPATLTWEQFLRSTGWQGEKVNLS from the coding sequence ATGACTGACCATTTAACAACAGACAGTAAAGGCGTACAGCGAGACAAACCGCTTGTTACGATCGTAGGTATTTTGGGCAAACAGGGGCTCAGTGCGGCACGCACGCTGCTGGCCTCCGGCAAATACCGGGTACGAGGCATTACCCGCCGCACCGATTCGCCGGAAGCGCTCTCCCTGGCCGCCCGGGGTGTAGAGCTGGTGAGCATACCGCTGGACCTAGGCCACAAAAAAGATTTTGTGAAAGCATTCCGGGGCGCTGATGCTGCATTTCTGATGACGCCCAACATTACCCCGCCGTCCACCCATGAGTTCGAACTGGGCAAGGAGCTGGCCGATGCAGCGATGGAAGCGCAGGTCCCACATATCATATTCAGCGCCCTGGAAAACGTCGATGAACGAACGAAAGGGGAAAAATTCGCCCCGCATTTTACGGACAAGGGTAAAATTGAAGCATACATCCGAACCCTGCCCATCAAAAGCACGTTTATCTCCATGGCGTTTTTTTATACGAATTTGATAGAATTCTATACGCCTGTCTTACGGGGCGATACCCTGGTATTCCCGGTCTATCTGCCTGAAGACTTTCGAGCGCCGTTTGTTGACCCGCTTACTGCGACCGGCCCTGCCGTATTGGAAATCCTTACCCATCCGGATCAGTATGCGGGACAATCCCTGCCCGTCATCGGCGACATCATCTCTCCGCAGGAAATGGTGGACACCTTTGTCAGGGTAACCGGTAAAAAAGCGGTTTATAGTTCAGCCTATACACGGGAGGAACTCCTTGGCCACTTTCCGGCATTCGGCGCCAACGAGACTTTGGTACGGGAACTCCTGGGCATGGTGGAATACGCGGTGGAATATGGATACTTCCGGGAAGACCGCGACCTGGGCTGGAGCCGGAAAATAAACCCTGCAACGCTGACCTGGGAACAGTTTCTGCGGAGCACCGGATGGCAGGGAGAAAAAGTAAATCTCTCCTGA
- a CDS encoding chitobiase/beta-hexosaminidase C-terminal domain-containing protein, with amino-acid sequence MTWNRIRWQYAGSQLLFAANIFALVLFIAGSGAIIPAWLQVVGRMHPLVLHFPIVLLLLGSLLLFVQLREPEANRWKTQFTAWLLLAAALSTAVTVIMGLLLAREEGYADGNIQWHKWGGMAVLWTASSLYWLREASRPWLPKTGALVTAVLLLVTGHWGADITHGNNFVLAPVTPHNTPVPLEKALVYEHLVKPVLEEKCMSCHNAGKTKGGLSMELPQQLLAGGKSGKLFIPGNPAISLIMQRLHLPVDDKKHMPPAGKPPLTEEEVALLYYWIKGGADFKTPVASLPARDSLRLLAAARLQPAAAKEPVYDFSPADDKLVQQLNNNYRVVYPVALHAAPLVANWYNKDKFNIASVKELQPVKEQLTEMHLQKMPVQDADLDVLAQFKQLRVLNLSFTNITGQTLATLAKLPHLQSLSVSGTPVTLQQLTTLKAAPALQTLYVWNTGLSHADIQQAQKILRQVTVVEGFTNDKGEQLKLNQPTILNTAAVFRSSIQLKLQHPVKGVEIRYTLDGSAPDSLHSPVFKDSLLITGNTTVRAIACKQGWYASDPVQLQLVKTTYIPDSVTLVNQPEGSYLASGGSTLTDGQKGGTDYNNGKWLGYTKNVLEAVVRFPQPVPLKSVSIGMLRNVGSYIFPPRQVEIWGGVHPQQLKLLKKISPPAGKKDDPVAAMDIDCAFPVTQASYIKIIMTPAILPSWHPGKGKHAWVFTDELLFN; translated from the coding sequence ATGACGTGGAACCGTATCCGCTGGCAATACGCCGGCAGCCAGCTTTTATTTGCCGCTAATATTTTTGCACTGGTATTGTTCATCGCCGGCAGCGGCGCCATTATACCTGCATGGTTGCAGGTAGTGGGCCGCATGCACCCCCTGGTGCTGCATTTCCCGATCGTATTGCTGCTGCTGGGCTCCCTGCTGCTGTTTGTGCAGCTGCGCGAACCGGAGGCCAACCGCTGGAAAACGCAGTTCACCGCCTGGCTGTTGCTGGCAGCAGCGCTCAGTACAGCCGTCACCGTTATCATGGGACTGCTGCTTGCCCGGGAAGAAGGTTATGCCGACGGTAATATCCAGTGGCACAAATGGGGCGGAATGGCCGTATTATGGACCGCATCTTCATTATACTGGCTGAGAGAGGCTTCCAGACCGTGGTTGCCGAAAACGGGAGCACTGGTAACGGCAGTCCTGTTATTGGTGACAGGCCATTGGGGCGCTGACATCACCCATGGCAATAACTTTGTGCTGGCGCCTGTTACACCGCACAACACGCCCGTGCCATTGGAGAAAGCGCTGGTGTATGAACATCTGGTGAAACCCGTTCTGGAAGAAAAATGTATGAGCTGCCACAACGCAGGGAAAACGAAAGGCGGCCTGTCGATGGAGCTTCCGCAACAGCTGCTGGCCGGCGGAAAAAGCGGCAAATTGTTCATTCCCGGCAATCCCGCCATCAGTTTGATAATGCAGAGATTACACCTTCCGGTGGATGACAAAAAACATATGCCTCCGGCCGGCAAACCACCACTCACCGAAGAAGAAGTGGCACTGCTTTACTACTGGATCAAAGGCGGCGCGGACTTCAAAACGCCGGTGGCATCACTGCCGGCGCGTGACAGCCTGCGGCTGCTGGCCGCTGCCCGCCTGCAACCCGCGGCTGCCAAAGAGCCGGTATATGATTTCTCTCCAGCAGATGATAAGCTGGTGCAACAACTGAACAACAACTACCGCGTCGTATATCCGGTGGCGTTACATGCCGCCCCGCTGGTGGCGAACTGGTACAACAAAGACAAGTTCAATATTGCTTCCGTTAAAGAGCTGCAGCCGGTAAAAGAACAGCTGACAGAAATGCACTTGCAGAAGATGCCGGTACAGGATGCCGACCTTGACGTACTGGCGCAGTTTAAACAGCTGCGGGTGCTCAATCTCAGCTTCACCAATATCACCGGGCAAACACTGGCCACCCTCGCCAAATTGCCGCATCTGCAAAGCCTCTCTGTATCAGGCACGCCGGTCACACTTCAACAGCTCACCACCCTGAAAGCCGCACCTGCCCTGCAAACACTGTACGTATGGAACACCGGTCTTTCCCATGCTGATATTCAGCAGGCACAAAAAATACTGCGGCAGGTCACCGTGGTGGAAGGCTTTACGAATGACAAAGGAGAACAACTGAAGCTGAACCAGCCAACCATACTCAACACAGCGGCCGTTTTCAGGAGCAGCATACAACTGAAACTGCAACACCCTGTGAAAGGCGTGGAAATACGGTATACCCTGGACGGTAGCGCCCCTGACAGCCTGCATTCACCGGTTTTCAAAGACAGCCTCCTGATCACCGGCAACACTACCGTGCGTGCCATTGCCTGTAAACAGGGATGGTATGCCAGTGATCCGGTACAGCTCCAGCTGGTCAAAACCACCTATATACCGGACAGCGTTACACTGGTCAACCAGCCGGAAGGGTCTTATCTCGCCAGCGGCGGCAGCACCCTGACAGACGGTCAAAAAGGCGGAACGGACTATAACAATGGTAAATGGCTCGGCTATACGAAAAATGTACTGGAAGCGGTGGTGCGGTTTCCGCAGCCGGTGCCGCTTAAATCGGTGAGCATCGGCATGCTGCGCAATGTGGGTTCTTATATCTTCCCGCCTCGCCAGGTTGAGATATGGGGTGGCGTTCATCCGCAGCAGCTCAAATTGTTGAAGAAAATCAGTCCGCCCGCAGGCAAAAAAGACGACCCTGTTGCCGCGATGGACATTGATTGTGCTTTCCCGGTGACACAGGCGTCCTACATAAAGATCATCATGACACCGGCCATCCTCCCGTCCTGGCATCCCGGCAAAGGGAAACATGCCTGGGTGTTTACGGATGAGCTGCTGTTCAACTAA
- a CDS encoding SUKH-3 domain-containing protein translates to MSMISGAAKAVLQKAGWYEGRTVSIQKSIHLLENAGYLIFDKVEAFLTEFEGLDLNYTNSLGADMFVSFDIAWSLSKARLYEKDLIVEDYPRAIGCKMLTLIGRENTATCLAINEEGTIYTLNDGYILEAGKGAEALNNLITKSYKELKQVPMPDWWGE, encoded by the coding sequence ATGAGCATGATTTCAGGGGCCGCTAAAGCGGTGTTGCAGAAAGCCGGCTGGTACGAAGGAAGAACCGTTTCTATCCAGAAAAGCATCCATTTGCTGGAGAATGCAGGGTACCTCATATTTGACAAGGTAGAGGCTTTTCTGACAGAGTTCGAGGGTCTGGACCTGAACTATACCAACAGCCTGGGGGCAGACATGTTTGTCAGTTTTGATATAGCATGGTCATTATCTAAAGCCAGGTTGTATGAGAAAGACCTGATAGTGGAAGACTATCCCCGGGCCATCGGTTGTAAGATGCTTACCCTGATAGGAAGAGAGAACACGGCCACCTGCCTTGCCATCAATGAAGAAGGGACGATATATACCCTGAACGACGGTTATATCCTGGAAGCAGGAAAAGGGGCCGAAGCGCTGAATAACCTGATCACCAAAAGCTATAAAGAACTGAAACAGGTGCCTATGCCGGATTGGTGGGGCGAATAA
- a CDS encoding 6-bladed beta-propeller — protein sequence MERRKFIQASALVTASFYISRDLFARPKGPVYGHQDMRYTLDTRWGTLDSSRHPVKDCHEMVQDKKGRIILLTNETKNNILVYNKSGKLLEYWGHEFPGAHGLTLAHENGTEYLFITDTEKHQVYKTTMDGKIVMTIDYPAETGFYKKKEEFVPTETTVTDEGDIYIADGYGAQYIMHYDRQGKLLHTFGGRGEGDAHLDNAHGICIDRRQGTPTLLVTDRTRNCFKRFTMSGQLLEVISLPGACVCRPVIKGDHLYAAVLRSPDMNASGSGFVTILDKNNKVVSNIGGTAPVYNDQQLQPMQQAEKLFVHPHDVCVDNDENVYVAQWASGKVYPYKLRRV from the coding sequence ATGGAGAGAAGAAAATTCATACAAGCATCAGCGTTAGTTACCGCATCATTTTACATTTCCCGCGACCTCTTCGCCCGTCCCAAAGGGCCGGTATACGGCCATCAGGATATGCGCTATACCCTCGATACCCGCTGGGGCACGCTCGACAGCAGCCGGCATCCTGTAAAGGACTGCCATGAGATGGTGCAGGACAAAAAAGGCCGTATCATCCTCCTTACCAACGAAACAAAAAACAACATCCTCGTCTACAATAAATCCGGCAAACTGCTGGAATATTGGGGACACGAGTTTCCCGGTGCGCACGGCCTTACCCTGGCCCATGAAAACGGCACCGAATACCTGTTCATCACCGACACGGAAAAACACCAGGTATATAAAACCACCATGGACGGCAAAATCGTGATGACCATCGACTATCCCGCGGAAACAGGCTTCTATAAGAAGAAAGAGGAATTTGTGCCTACAGAAACCACCGTCACTGACGAAGGAGACATCTATATAGCAGACGGATACGGCGCGCAATACATCATGCATTACGACCGTCAGGGCAAACTGCTGCATACTTTCGGCGGCCGCGGCGAAGGCGACGCTCATCTGGACAACGCCCACGGCATCTGCATCGACCGCCGCCAGGGTACGCCCACCCTGCTGGTGACAGACCGCACCCGCAACTGTTTCAAGCGTTTCACGATGAGCGGACAGCTGCTGGAAGTGATATCCCTTCCCGGCGCCTGTGTATGCCGCCCGGTGATCAAAGGCGACCATCTCTACGCAGCAGTATTGCGTTCTCCCGATATGAATGCCAGCGGCAGCGGCTTCGTCACCATCCTGGACAAAAACAACAAAGTGGTGTCCAACATTGGCGGCACCGCCCCTGTCTATAACGATCAGCAGCTACAACCCATGCAGCAGGCGGAGAAACTGTTCGTTCACCCGCACGACGTATGCGTGGACAACGATGAAAACGTTTATGTAGCACAATGGGCCTCCGGCAAAGTGTACCCATATAAACTCAGGAGGGTATAA
- a CDS encoding winged helix-turn-helix transcriptional regulator → MKTECIGDHIKMNGKLYPCTVSLTMDLVGGKWKAVILYHLKDGPKRYNELRKEMPSVTEMTLSLQLKQLEKDGLVARKVQGKKPPIKVVYSLTDFGKTLVPVLEAITAWGNQAVKEKGEFITL, encoded by the coding sequence ATGAAGACAGAATGTATTGGTGATCACATAAAAATGAATGGTAAACTTTATCCCTGCACGGTAAGTTTGACCATGGACCTGGTGGGAGGGAAATGGAAAGCAGTGATCCTGTACCATTTAAAAGATGGGCCTAAAAGATATAATGAGCTTCGCAAAGAAATGCCTTCCGTTACAGAGATGACATTGAGCCTGCAGTTAAAACAGCTGGAGAAGGACGGCCTGGTGGCGAGGAAGGTGCAGGGTAAAAAGCCTCCCATCAAAGTTGTTTACAGCCTGACGGACTTTGGGAAAACGCTGGTCCCTGTTTTGGAAGCGATTACAGCATGGGGCAACCAGGCTGTTAAGGAGAAAGGGGAGTTTATTACATTATAG
- a CDS encoding DUF1501 domain-containing protein has product MKNEFLEHHLNMNRRKFLSRLSLGIGSVALGSLLIPDLFGKSSSHEAPFIPGMPHFAPKAKRIIYLFQNGAPSQLESFDYKPKLREMMGQELPPSIRMGQRLTGMTAGQSSFPLVGSHYDFKQYGEARAWVSDLFPHTAQIVDDICIVRSMFTEAINHDPALTFFQTGAQQGNRASFGSWMSYGLGSENKNLPAFCVLLSRGKGNGQGVYSKLWSNGFLDSIHQGVQFSSGDNPVLYLNNPEGIDMGNRRQMLDQLAALNDQSYKDFGDPEINTKIQQYEMAYRMQTAVPELTDLSKESDDIIKLYGPECLVPGTFAANCLLARKLSESGVRFVQLYHQGWDQHGNLPNEMAGQAKDVDRASAALITDLKQRGLLDETLVIWGGEFGRTNYCQGKMTADNYGRDHHPRCFSIWMAGGGVKPGIVYGETDEFGYNIIKDPVHVHDFHATVLHLMGLDHEKLTFKHQGRRYRLTDVAGKVIPGLMA; this is encoded by the coding sequence ATGAAAAACGAATTCCTGGAGCACCACCTGAATATGAACCGCCGGAAATTCCTGTCACGGCTTAGTTTGGGCATCGGCAGCGTAGCACTTGGCTCCCTGCTGATACCCGACCTTTTCGGTAAAAGCAGTAGCCATGAAGCACCTTTCATACCAGGTATGCCTCACTTTGCACCCAAAGCCAAAAGGATCATCTACCTGTTCCAGAACGGCGCCCCTTCCCAGCTGGAGAGCTTCGACTATAAACCCAAACTGCGTGAGATGATGGGACAGGAACTGCCGCCATCCATACGCATGGGGCAAAGGCTCACCGGCATGACCGCCGGACAGTCGTCCTTTCCCCTGGTAGGGTCCCACTATGATTTCAAACAATATGGGGAAGCCCGCGCATGGGTGAGCGACCTCTTTCCGCATACCGCACAGATCGTAGATGATATTTGTATCGTGCGGTCCATGTTTACCGAAGCGATCAACCATGATCCGGCACTCACCTTTTTCCAGACAGGCGCACAACAGGGAAACCGTGCCAGCTTTGGCTCCTGGATGAGCTACGGCCTCGGCAGCGAAAACAAAAACCTTCCCGCCTTCTGTGTACTGTTGTCACGCGGTAAGGGCAACGGCCAGGGCGTATACTCCAAACTGTGGTCCAACGGGTTCCTCGACAGTATTCACCAGGGTGTACAGTTCAGCAGCGGTGATAACCCGGTATTGTACCTCAACAATCCCGAAGGTATCGATATGGGCAACCGCCGCCAGATGCTTGACCAGCTGGCCGCCCTTAACGACCAGTCCTATAAGGATTTTGGCGATCCGGAAATCAACACCAAGATCCAACAGTACGAGATGGCCTACCGCATGCAGACGGCCGTACCGGAACTGACCGATCTCTCTAAAGAATCAGACGACATCATCAAACTATACGGGCCCGAATGCCTCGTCCCCGGCACCTTTGCGGCCAACTGCCTTTTGGCGCGCAAACTCTCGGAAAGCGGCGTACGCTTCGTGCAACTATATCACCAGGGCTGGGACCAGCATGGCAACCTGCCCAATGAAATGGCCGGCCAGGCAAAAGATGTGGACCGCGCTTCCGCCGCATTGATCACCGATCTCAAACAACGCGGACTGCTCGATGAAACGCTCGTCATATGGGGCGGCGAATTTGGCAGAACAAACTACTGCCAGGGTAAAATGACGGCCGATAACTACGGCCGCGACCATCACCCGCGCTGCTTCTCCATCTGGATGGCCGGCGGCGGCGTAAAGCCAGGCATCGTCTATGGCGAAACAGACGAGTTCGGGTACAATATCATCAAAGACCCGGTGCATGTGCACGATTTCCACGCCACCGTTTTACACCTGATGGGGCTGGACCACGAAAAACTCACCTTCAAACACCAGGGCCGCCGCTACCGGCTCACCGACGTAGCAGGAAAAGTTATACCAGGGCTCATGGCCTGA
- a CDS encoding PSD1 and planctomycete cytochrome C domain-containing protein, whose protein sequence is MFQRYVKAAACILTIFTACHHQDAQDQPSDKMPDIVDYNFHVRPILSDKCFACHGPDANKREAGLRLDIADSAYKALKDDPGAHALVPGNPMASAVYQRISSTDTAMRMPPPSSNMTLSSFEVKLIEKWIKQGAQYKPHWAFVTPVTPALPQVKDRTWPHNEIDFFTLAQMTEKGLAPNPVADHERLLKRLSLDLTGLPPTIAQMDRFAKDTSDKGYERMVDELLQDSAYGEKMAVHWMDVARYADSHGYQDDNYRSMWPWRDWVIHAFNTNLSYKDFVTWQLAGDMIPDATREQLLASGFNRNHKITEEGGVIDEEYRVEYVTDRTNTFGKSLLGITLECAHCHDHKYDPFSQKEYYQVFAFFNNVKEVGLESTVGGPETYAKKPYMEITKEDLRGVLRFLNKQDTAKLIVSVMGERDTARKTFILGRGNYDNPTAEVTPATPKAILPFNTNSYPGNRLGLAKWLFDPKNPLTARVFVNQVWQDIFGRGIVKSTGDFGMQGDLPSNPALLDWLATDFQQHGWNIKRLVKQLVMSSTYRQSAVISREKLKADPENIYLSRGPRFRLPAETVRDLVLQSSGLLVHEVGGPSVKPYQPKGLWEMATSGRGQLSTYRQDHGASLYRRGLYTFIKRTVPPPSMMIFDASNRDQCEVKRSATNTPLQALMMLNDPTVLEASRVLASRLLQQNNGIPQHIQQAFRLIVCRTPQAHETATLLQYYEQQQAYYKKQPANAAKLLHHGEYPMTANLDQASWAAMMQVITTIYNLEETLSKT, encoded by the coding sequence ATGTTCCAACGTTATGTAAAGGCCGCCGCCTGTATCCTTACCATTTTTACGGCCTGCCATCATCAGGATGCGCAGGACCAGCCGTCTGATAAAATGCCAGATATAGTGGACTACAACTTCCACGTCCGGCCCATTCTGTCCGACAAATGTTTTGCCTGTCACGGCCCGGATGCCAATAAACGCGAAGCCGGCCTGCGCCTCGACATTGCCGACAGCGCCTACAAAGCGCTGAAAGACGATCCCGGCGCACATGCACTGGTGCCGGGCAACCCGATGGCATCGGCAGTATACCAGCGCATCAGCAGCACCGATACGGCCATGCGCATGCCGCCGCCATCCAGCAACATGACACTCAGCAGCTTTGAAGTGAAGCTGATTGAGAAATGGATCAAACAAGGCGCTCAATACAAACCGCACTGGGCCTTCGTTACGCCTGTCACCCCGGCACTGCCGCAGGTAAAAGACCGCACATGGCCGCACAATGAGATCGACTTCTTCACGCTCGCTCAGATGACGGAAAAAGGACTGGCACCTAACCCGGTGGCAGATCATGAACGGCTGCTGAAACGCCTCAGCCTCGACCTCACCGGTCTCCCTCCCACCATAGCACAGATGGACCGCTTCGCCAAAGACACCAGCGACAAAGGCTATGAACGAATGGTGGATGAACTGCTGCAGGACAGCGCCTACGGAGAGAAAATGGCCGTTCACTGGATGGACGTGGCCCGCTATGCAGACTCCCACGGTTACCAGGACGATAACTACCGCAGCATGTGGCCGTGGCGCGACTGGGTGATACACGCTTTCAACACCAACCTCTCCTATAAGGATTTTGTGACCTGGCAACTAGCCGGAGATATGATCCCCGACGCCACCCGCGAACAACTGCTGGCGTCAGGCTTCAACCGCAATCATAAAATCACGGAAGAAGGTGGCGTAATAGACGAAGAATATCGCGTGGAATACGTGACCGACCGTACCAATACCTTCGGTAAAAGCCTGCTGGGCATCACACTTGAATGCGCCCACTGCCACGATCATAAATATGATCCCTTTTCACAGAAAGAATATTACCAGGTCTTCGCCTTCTTCAACAATGTAAAGGAAGTCGGCCTCGAATCAACGGTGGGCGGCCCGGAGACCTACGCCAAAAAGCCTTACATGGAGATCACCAAAGAAGACCTCCGGGGCGTGCTGCGGTTTCTCAACAAACAGGATACGGCGAAGCTTATCGTATCAGTGATGGGAGAAAGAGATACAGCAAGAAAAACATTCATACTGGGCCGGGGCAACTATGACAATCCCACTGCGGAAGTAACCCCAGCCACGCCCAAAGCGATATTGCCATTTAATACCAACAGTTACCCGGGCAACAGGCTGGGCCTCGCCAAGTGGCTGTTTGATCCTAAAAACCCGCTCACCGCCCGCGTTTTTGTAAACCAGGTATGGCAGGATATTTTTGGCAGAGGCATTGTAAAAAGCACCGGCGATTTCGGCATGCAGGGCGACCTGCCCAGCAACCCCGCGCTGCTCGACTGGCTGGCGACGGATTTTCAGCAACATGGCTGGAACATCAAAAGGCTGGTGAAACAACTGGTGATGTCATCCACTTACCGTCAATCTGCTGTGATCTCCCGGGAGAAGCTAAAGGCCGATCCGGAGAACATATACCTCTCAAGGGGACCACGTTTCCGGCTGCCGGCAGAAACAGTACGCGATCTCGTATTGCAAAGCAGCGGCCTCCTCGTCCATGAAGTAGGAGGTCCCAGCGTAAAACCCTATCAGCCCAAAGGACTGTGGGAAATGGCCACCTCCGGCCGCGGACAGCTCTCCACCTATCGCCAGGACCACGGTGCAAGCCTCTACCGCCGCGGATTGTACACTTTCATCAAAAGAACAGTCCCGCCGCCTTCGATGATGATCTTCGATGCCAGCAACCGCGACCAGTGCGAAGTAAAACGGTCTGCCACCAACACACCGCTGCAGGCGCTCATGATGCTCAACGACCCTACCGTGCTGGAAGCCTCCAGGGTACTGGCCTCCCGTCTGCTGCAACAAAACAACGGCATACCGCAGCATATACAGCAGGCCTTCCGCCTGATCGTCTGCCGCACGCCACAGGCACACGAAACCGCCACCCTGCTGCAATACTACGAACAACAACAGGCATACTATAAAAAACAACCGGCCAACGCCGCCAAACTGCTGCACCATGGAGAATATCCGATGACAGCAAATCTTGACCAGGCCTCCTGGGCTGCCATGATGCAGGTGATCACCACCATTTATAACCTGGAAGAAACGCTGTCCAAAACATAA
- a CDS encoding YdeI/OmpD-associated family protein: METLDGRQAVYARTRREWRKWLEKNCQAEPGVWLIQYHKKSKVPCISLIEATEEALCFGWIDSKAKKRDEESFYLTFTPRKAKSKWSKPNIERAQRMIATGQMTVHGQEKIDLAKRTGMWTEE, from the coding sequence ATGGAAACACTGGATGGAAGACAAGCAGTATATGCCCGCACCAGAAGGGAATGGCGGAAATGGCTGGAGAAAAACTGTCAGGCGGAACCCGGGGTATGGCTTATCCAATATCATAAAAAAAGTAAAGTCCCCTGCATCTCCCTAATCGAGGCGACGGAAGAAGCGTTATGCTTTGGATGGATAGACAGCAAAGCTAAAAAGCGTGACGAGGAAAGTTTCTATCTCACATTCACCCCGCGCAAAGCGAAAAGCAAATGGAGCAAACCCAATATAGAACGTGCGCAACGCATGATCGCCACCGGGCAGATGACCGTGCACGGACAGGAAAAGATCGATCTGGCAAAACGTACCGGGATGTGGACAGAAGAATAA